From Candidatus Vondammii sp. HM_W22, one genomic window encodes:
- a CDS encoding transposase, producing MILTLSVRERAIKALQPIFLDHQGRLEPLEQLGDSLPKLERTVDWEAFRVLLGSVYKNSDPSKGGRPLYDEVLIFNVLFLQNLFNLNDDQTEFQIRDCYSFCRFLGLSPEGKVPIGSLSGF from the coding sequence GTGATACTTACCCTCTCGGTTAGGGAAAGAGCCATAAAAGCTCTGCAACCGATTTTTCTTGATCATCAAGGCCGACTTGAACCCCTTGAGCAACTGGGAGACTCGCTGCCAAAGCTGGAAAGGACCGTAGACTGGGAGGCTTTTCGGGTATTGTTGGGCTCAGTTTATAAAAACAGTGATCCCAGTAAAGGTGGGCGTCCACTTTACGATGAGGTACTGATATTCAACGTATTGTTCCTACAGAATTTGTTCAATCTGAACGATGATCAAACAGAGTTCCAAATTCGGGATTGCTATAGCTTTTGTCGTTTTCTTGGGCTGAGCCCGGAGGGTAAGGTACCCATTGGCTCTTTGTCGGGTTTTTAG
- a CDS encoding RHS repeat domain-containing protein, with protein MRPCDAAQGYLKGTLTGNVGSVQSLIYDFDNIGNLISREDANQSLSESFIYDGLNRLTSATVAASGPTGLPAVTKSYTYDNVGNITNKSDVGDYLYGTGIQNGAGVHAVTQAGSDTYTYDANGNMSGGAGRTITWASFNKPLSIIRGNDSVSFEYDADHNRIRSDVIKNYTETTTTVYLGKSYERVTLDQGIVEHKHYIQVAGATVLYTERSNNVNDTRYLHQDHLGSTNVITNENAQVVERNSFDAFGSRRQTNWQDPLSQLFSLFSRGYTGHEQFDGVGLIHMNGRMYDARLGRFLSADPHVQSLANPQSLNRYTYVNNNPLSFTDPSGYFFKKLFKMIHKNILFVSGSKTVLDLIKKYPWVGVIVQMVAAYFCGPCAAGVAALITESNGGSVTDIFKAAAISYVSAQSYSTLHSSLGPGFTKVVAHGVVGGLSSAASGGKFKHGFLSAGFAQAFSGNISKGFSDSMPSRVIAAAVIGGTAAELGGGKFANGAVTGAFAHLFSNMPAANDDNYGMVSDAEMNYIMATSPRTYALWEVPQSVVDAVASFGDTISFRATNWVRGQLDVNGAVNFDSGAYQGG; from the coding sequence TTGAGACCGTGCGATGCTGCCCAAGGTTATCTCAAAGGCACACTCACCGGTAATGTCGGCAGTGTGCAGTCCCTTATCTACGACTTTGACAATATCGGCAACCTGATCAGCCGGGAGGATGCCAACCAGTCCCTGTCCGAGAGCTTTATTTACGACGGCCTCAACCGCCTCACCTCGGCGACCGTGGCCGCCAGTGGGCCTACCGGGCTACCTGCCGTCACCAAGAGCTACACCTACGACAACGTAGGCAACATCACCAACAAGTCCGATGTGGGTGACTACCTCTACGGTACCGGCATCCAGAACGGCGCCGGGGTACATGCGGTCACCCAGGCGGGGTCCGACACTTACACCTACGATGCCAACGGCAACATGTCCGGCGGGGCGGGCCGCACCATCACCTGGGCCAGCTTCAACAAACCCCTGAGTATCATCCGCGGGAATGACTCGGTCAGCTTCGAATACGATGCCGATCACAACCGCATCCGCAGTGACGTGATCAAGAACTACACAGAAACGACCACCACAGTTTATCTGGGTAAAAGCTACGAGCGGGTCACCCTGGACCAGGGTATCGTCGAGCACAAGCACTACATTCAGGTGGCTGGTGCCACAGTGCTCTATACCGAGCGCAGTAACAACGTCAACGACACCCGCTACCTGCACCAGGATCACCTGGGCAGTACCAACGTGATCACCAATGAAAACGCCCAGGTGGTGGAACGCAACAGTTTCGATGCCTTCGGTTCGCGCCGCCAGACCAACTGGCAGGACCCGCTCAGTCAACTCTTCTCCCTGTTCAGCCGGGGCTATACCGGGCATGAGCAGTTCGATGGCGTGGGGCTGATCCATATGAATGGGCGGATGTATGATGCCCGACTTGGCAGGTTCCTGAGTGCCGATCCCCATGTGCAGAGTCTGGCTAATCCACAGTCGCTGAATCGTTATACCTACGTGAATAACAATCCGTTGAGTTTTACCGATCCGAGTGGGTATTTCTTTAAGAAGTTGTTTAAGATGATACACAAAAATATCCTCTTTGTATCAGGGTCAAAAACAGTTTTAGACCTTATAAAAAAGTACCCTTGGGTCGGAGTAATTGTACAAATGGTTGCGGCTTATTTTTGTGGACCCTGCGCAGCAGGGGTGGCGGCGTTGATTACCGAGTCCAATGGCGGTTCAGTTACTGATATCTTCAAAGCGGCGGCAATCTCCTATGTATCAGCTCAGTCCTATAGCACACTGCACAGCAGTTTGGGACCTGGTTTTACGAAAGTGGTTGCTCATGGTGTTGTTGGTGGGCTAAGTTCTGCAGCTTCAGGCGGGAAGTTTAAGCATGGATTTCTAAGTGCGGGTTTTGCTCAGGCATTTTCAGGTAATATTTCCAAAGGATTCTCTGATTCAATGCCTTCGCGTGTAATAGCTGCGGCTGTTATTGGAGGAACTGCGGCTGAACTTGGTGGAGGGAAATTTGCAAATGGGGCAGTGACCGGGGCCTTCGCTCACCTTTTCAGTAATATGCCTGCTGCCAATGATGACAACTATGGAATGGTCTCCGATGCTGAGATGAACTACATCATGGCGACTAGTCCAAGAACTTATGCGCTCTGGGAAGTGCCACAATCTGTAGTTGATGCTGTAGCTAGTTTTGGGGATACGATCTCATTTAGGGCAACGAATTGGGTACGCGGTCAGTTAGATGTAAACGGTGCAGTTAATTTTGATTCTGGTGCCTATCAGGGCGGGTGA
- the suhB gene encoding inositol-1-monophosphatase, translating into MHPMMNIAVRAARNASNILLRYYERTNALSITAKGMNDFVSEVDRSAEQAIIHTLRESYPNHAIMAEESGAHDGSDFQWIIDPLDGTTNYLHGFPQFSVSIALKHKGVLEHGLVYDPLRDEMFTASRGDGALVNDRRLRVSNRKGLEGALLGTGFPYRDQSHLDTYLSMMKSLIKDTAGIRRPGSAALDLAYVAAGRLDGFWELGMKEWDFAAGALLIKEAGGTVSDITGGGRFFETGNIIAGGLKVHTAMVKMIRPHLTDHLHA; encoded by the coding sequence ATGCACCCGATGATGAATATCGCAGTACGCGCAGCACGTAACGCAAGCAATATCCTGCTCCGTTATTACGAGCGCACCAACGCCCTCTCTATTACAGCCAAAGGGATGAATGATTTCGTCTCGGAAGTAGACCGGTCTGCGGAGCAGGCGATCATCCATACACTGCGTGAGTCCTATCCCAACCACGCCATCATGGCAGAAGAGAGTGGCGCTCACGATGGAAGCGATTTCCAGTGGATTATCGATCCTCTGGATGGCACTACCAACTATCTCCACGGTTTCCCTCAATTTTCTGTCTCCATCGCCCTGAAACACAAAGGCGTATTGGAGCATGGCTTGGTCTACGACCCGCTACGGGACGAGATGTTTACCGCCAGCAGAGGCGATGGCGCTCTGGTGAATGACCGCCGCCTTCGTGTATCCAACCGAAAGGGGCTTGAAGGCGCGCTACTGGGAACCGGCTTTCCCTATCGCGATCAATCACATCTCGACACCTACCTCAGCATGATGAAAAGCCTGATCAAGGATACTGCCGGTATCCGGCGCCCAGGCTCTGCCGCCCTTGATTTAGCCTATGTTGCCGCTGGCCGTTTGGACGGTTTCTGGGAACTGGGTATGAAAGAGTGGGATTTCGCCGCAGGCGCCCTGCTGATAAAAGAGGCAGGTGGAACTGTCTCTGATATCACTGGTGGCGGCCGTTTTTTTGAGACGGGAAATATCATTGCCGGCGGATTGAAAGTCCATACCGCCATGGTTAAGATGATCCGGCCCCACCTCACTGACCATTTGCATGCCTGA
- a CDS encoding RNA methyltransferase, with the protein MLKNIRIVLIETSLPGNIGAVARAMKNMRLEKLCLVRPKTFPSAEATARASGADDLLAGAEVFDTLDEAIKDCHMVVGASARLRTVEWPQLVPRTCAETLWTEAAEGEVALLFGRESSGLRNSELDRCQYLVHIPANPEYSSLNIAQAVQVLTYELHLQSLESTADKESSATEMVTAEMMQGFFAHLEQALSDIGFSHSGQSEKLHRRLRRLYFRTRPDLEELNILRGILSAAQGRKSMRGSD; encoded by the coding sequence ATGTTGAAGAATATTCGAATTGTACTGATCGAGACCTCCCTTCCCGGCAATATTGGCGCCGTGGCCAGGGCGATGAAAAACATGCGCCTGGAGAAGCTCTGTCTGGTAAGACCCAAAACCTTTCCCAGTGCTGAAGCCACGGCCAGAGCATCCGGGGCGGATGACCTGCTGGCCGGAGCAGAGGTTTTTGACACGCTGGATGAGGCGATCAAGGATTGCCATATGGTGGTCGGCGCCAGTGCCCGTCTGCGAACTGTTGAATGGCCCCAGTTGGTCCCCCGGACCTGTGCCGAGACCTTGTGGACGGAAGCTGCCGAAGGAGAGGTGGCACTGCTATTCGGCCGAGAGAGCTCCGGGCTTCGCAACAGTGAGTTGGATCGCTGTCAATATCTGGTTCATATCCCGGCCAATCCGGAATATAGCTCCCTGAACATCGCCCAGGCGGTACAGGTGCTCACCTATGAGCTTCATCTTCAATCCCTTGAATCCACTGCAGATAAGGAGTCTTCTGCAACGGAGATGGTGACTGCTGAAATGATGCAGGGATTTTTTGCCCATCTTGAGCAGGCCCTGAGTGATATTGGCTTCAGCCATTCAGGTCAGTCGGAGAAATTGCACCGGAGACTGCGGCGGCTATATTTCCGGACCCGGCCCGATCTAGAAGAGCTGAACATCCTGCGTGGCATTCTGAGTGCTGCCCAGGGCCGGAAGTCGATGCGTGGGAGCGATTGA
- a CDS encoding toxin TcdB middle/N-terminal domain-containing protein, whose protein sequence is MQPDLSLSYSSQSRGGMLGVGWSLDGLSAIRRCGRTIKKDGAFSSIEFTDNDPYCLGDQRLIATNGAYGQSGTEYQTEDNSFARIISHGRQGNGPSSFTVEVKSGQTIEYGVTADAKVEAQGKTEVLIWAQNKVTDAAGNYLAVTYQENNANTEYYPTRIDYSGNTNAATSPSASVRFEYVDKPDLGEVYIAGSKVKSTKRLTQIKTYAGEGLVQDYRLVYQVRTGKLALLQSVEQCDENGECLPGTTLSWHEGVQPDLFGGSQTWLGSGYTAGTYGEPDGWGRRSFYSDSFVERDVNGDGFGDLVLKKQRQNLSQDWEISVYLSTGESFGSRQLVGDCPRNCAIGLGDVNGDGIADRIIAARWEVKVELANPGDPDRLLGITDGLGNQTKLVYSRLTDTGIHTLTGSPVYPVRHLRSPTYVVTAVDVEDGLGGTRRAAYKYGGGKVHLHGRGFLGFAWMQTTNEQTGIVTKTDYRQDFPYAGRVSRTEQRLADGTLLGETDVTFAEITSFDGKVHFPYAATSVDESYELDGTYISTTTTQNTYDAYGNALRIIVTTTDGLEQVVDETLSDYTNNTDEWHLGRLTRATVNHTNAQGTLTRTSAFEYNTDGLSSKEIIEPDSAVLRLETSYT, encoded by the coding sequence ATGCAGCCAGATCTCTCCCTGTCTTACAGTAGTCAAAGCAGGGGAGGTATGCTGGGTGTGGGCTGGTCTCTGGATGGCCTGTCCGCTATCAGACGTTGTGGGCGTACTATTAAGAAAGACGGTGCCTTCTCCAGCATTGAATTTACTGACAATGACCCATACTGCCTGGGTGACCAGCGTCTGATCGCTACGAATGGTGCCTATGGTCAGAGTGGTACTGAATACCAAACTGAAGACAATAGTTTTGCCCGCATCATCTCCCATGGCCGACAGGGTAATGGCCCTTCCTCTTTCACTGTCGAGGTCAAATCTGGCCAGACCATCGAATATGGCGTTACCGCAGACGCCAAAGTGGAAGCTCAGGGCAAGACCGAAGTATTAATCTGGGCACAAAACAAAGTCACAGACGCGGCGGGCAACTATCTGGCCGTCACATACCAGGAGAACAATGCCAATACCGAGTATTACCCCACGCGCATTGACTATTCGGGTAACACGAATGCAGCCACCAGCCCCTCAGCGTCCGTGCGTTTTGAGTACGTGGATAAGCCGGACTTGGGGGAAGTCTATATTGCCGGTTCCAAAGTTAAATCCACCAAACGACTGACCCAGATAAAGACCTACGCGGGAGAAGGCTTGGTGCAGGATTATCGTCTTGTTTATCAGGTGCGCACCGGCAAATTGGCGTTGTTGCAGAGCGTTGAGCAATGTGATGAAAATGGCGAGTGTTTGCCAGGTACCACACTGTCCTGGCACGAAGGTGTGCAACCGGATCTATTTGGTGGCAGCCAGACTTGGTTAGGTTCAGGTTATACAGCAGGAACCTATGGGGAGCCAGATGGCTGGGGGAGAAGGTCTTTTTACTCAGACAGTTTTGTGGAAAGGGATGTCAATGGCGATGGATTTGGCGATCTTGTATTGAAGAAGCAGCGGCAGAATCTGTCCCAAGACTGGGAGATAAGTGTTTATCTCTCTACAGGAGAGAGTTTTGGATCACGGCAACTTGTTGGAGATTGCCCTAGAAATTGCGCAATTGGGCTGGGTGATGTTAATGGAGATGGAATAGCTGATCGAATTATTGCTGCGAGGTGGGAAGTCAAAGTCGAGCTGGCCAACCCCGGTGACCCCGACCGCCTCCTTGGCATTACCGACGGCTTGGGCAATCAGACCAAACTGGTCTATTCCAGGCTCACAGATACCGGCATCCACACTCTGACAGGCAGTCCGGTCTATCCGGTCAGACACTTACGTTCCCCGACTTATGTGGTGACTGCAGTCGATGTGGAAGATGGTCTTGGCGGCACCAGACGCGCCGCCTACAAATATGGCGGTGGTAAGGTACACCTGCATGGCCGCGGCTTCCTCGGTTTCGCCTGGATGCAAACCACGAACGAACAGACCGGTATTGTCACAAAGACTGACTACCGTCAGGACTTCCCCTATGCCGGCCGGGTGTCACGTACCGAGCAGCGTCTTGCCGACGGCACTCTGCTTGGTGAGACAGACGTCACCTTTGCCGAGATCACCTCGTTTGACGGCAAGGTTCACTTCCCCTATGCCGCAACCAGTGTTGATGAGAGTTACGAGCTGGACGGCACCTACATCAGCACCACGACGACCCAGAATACGTACGATGCCTACGGCAATGCGCTGCGCATCATTGTCACCACCACCGACGGTCTCGAGCAGGTAGTCGATGAGACATTGAGCGACTACACCAATAACACCGACGAATGGCACCTGGGACGCCTCACCCGCGCCACCGTTAACCACACCAACGCCCAAGGCACTCTTACCCGCACCTCCGCCTTTGAATATAATACCGATGGTCTGTCAAGCAAAGAGATCATCGAACCCGACAGCGCTGTCCTGCGACTCGAAACCAGCTACACTTAA